The proteins below are encoded in one region of Peribacillus muralis:
- a CDS encoding NAD(P)H-binding protein, whose translation MINMKTAMVLGATGVVGTQLVKQLSKSDIYKEIHLLTRRNVEINEPNCMLHTVDFERLSSFAHLFNVTDVFICLGTTIKKAKSKEAFRKVDYDYLMEAARIAKSCNVEKILVITAMGANSKSAFFYSRVKGDVEDGLKQLGLKSVHIFRPSLLLGDRDEFRAGEKISGLLISTAQFIFIGPLRPYRAIEAKKVAAAMYAAAQTSTAGLHIHPSDDIEKLADSIDQ comes from the coding sequence ATGATTAATATGAAGACAGCAATGGTTTTAGGGGCAACGGGGGTCGTAGGTACCCAGCTCGTCAAACAACTAAGTAAAAGCGATATTTATAAGGAAATTCACTTGCTTACAAGAAGGAATGTGGAAATTAATGAACCGAATTGCATGTTACATACTGTAGATTTCGAACGTTTATCTTCTTTTGCACATTTATTTAACGTCACGGATGTGTTTATATGCTTGGGTACAACAATCAAGAAGGCAAAATCAAAAGAAGCGTTTCGTAAAGTGGATTATGACTATCTTATGGAAGCGGCGAGAATCGCGAAGAGCTGCAATGTCGAGAAAATACTTGTCATAACGGCTATGGGAGCCAATTCAAAATCAGCCTTTTTTTACAGTCGTGTGAAGGGCGACGTCGAAGACGGGCTTAAGCAATTAGGTCTGAAATCAGTCCATATATTTCGCCCCTCCTTACTTCTTGGCGACCGGGATGAATTCAGGGCAGGTGAGAAGATTTCAGGTTTATTGATCTCCACCGCCCAATTCATCTTCATTGGACCCCTCCGACCCTATCGTGCCATAGAAGCGAAAAAGGTAGCCGCAGCCATGTATGCCGCAGCCCAAACATCGACCGCAGGCCTTCACATTCATCCTTCTGACGATATCGAGAAGCTTGCAGATTCGATTGATCAGTAA
- a CDS encoding HNH endonuclease, translated as MIGNCELCQRDGIELTVHHLIPREEGGSHLPTAALCKSCHKQIHASYSNKELAIRLYTIALLKDDDSLKKYIKWIKKQPATKAVKIKKSKTK; from the coding sequence ATGATAGGTAATTGTGAGCTTTGTCAAAGAGATGGGATAGAATTGACCGTTCATCATTTAATACCAAGAGAAGAAGGCGGCAGTCATTTACCGACTGCCGCTCTTTGTAAATCATGCCATAAACAGATTCACGCGTCATATTCAAATAAGGAGCTAGCCATCCGCCTCTATACGATAGCATTGCTAAAGGATGATGACTCTTTAAAAAAATATATAAAGTGGATTAAAAAACAGCCGGCAACGAAAGCAGTGAAAATAAAAAAATCAAAAACCAAATAA
- a CDS encoding histidine phosphatase family protein — protein MTITTICLVRHGQTDWNAQGKLQGQTDIPLNELGRIQARQCGEFLIKENWDVIITSPLIRARETADIIAHYMDVPVIEKIEFIEKNFGAAEGLTAAKRKATFKAKAYPGQESEEALTSRLMKGLQEIQEEYPEKKVILVAHGAVIHFILRLMSNESIVSNDMRLSNACLSTIRFEVDSWIIKDFNQINHLS, from the coding sequence ATGACAATTACGACGATTTGTTTAGTACGGCATGGCCAAACGGATTGGAATGCACAGGGAAAACTGCAGGGTCAGACAGATATTCCTTTGAATGAACTCGGAAGGATACAGGCTCGTCAATGTGGTGAATTCTTGATAAAAGAGAATTGGGATGTAATCATTACAAGTCCGCTTATAAGGGCAAGGGAAACGGCTGATATCATTGCTCATTATATGGATGTTCCGGTAATTGAGAAAATCGAATTCATTGAAAAGAATTTTGGAGCCGCTGAAGGATTGACAGCCGCAAAAAGAAAGGCAACATTCAAAGCTAAAGCATATCCTGGCCAGGAAAGCGAGGAGGCACTCACTAGCCGGCTGATGAAGGGACTGCAAGAAATCCAGGAGGAATATCCAGAAAAGAAAGTGATACTTGTTGCACACGGAGCCGTCATTCATTTCATATTACGGTTGATGTCCAACGAATCAATTGTATCCAATGATATGCGTTTGTCCAATGCATGCTTGAGCACGATAAGATTCGAGGTCGATTCATGGATCATTAAAGACTTCAATCAAATAAATCATTTATCATAA
- the glgB gene encoding 1,4-alpha-glucan branching protein GlgB, with protein sequence MNTILDQLQEHYPSDFDLYLFHEGTLYESYKMLGAHIITSLGKEGVRFAVWAPHAKQVSVVGNFNDWEGTDHVMKRIERSGIWVLFVPGLQEGELYKYEIHTPGNKRILKADPYAFYSEVRPNTASIVKRLDDFEWQDSKWITDRKKENVYHRPMSIYEVHPGTWKQKEDGEFYSYRELADELVDYVIDNSFTHIEIMAVMEHPFDKSWGYQVTGYYSVTSRYGSPEDFKYLINKCHQRGIGVILDWVPAHFCKDAHGLSRFDGTPLYEPIDHNRANRPLWGTYNFDFSKPEVNSFLISNVLFWMDVYHIDGVRVDAVSSMVYLNHDNPLPVKLKNQNGGEENLEAIEFLQKLNETVFKKYPHALMMAEEATDRPLITSPTDMGGLGFNYKWNMGWTNDILRYMKLETGERPYHHSLLTFSFFYAFSENFILPFSHDEVVHGKKSLLNKMPGDYWQKFANLRLLFGYFMTHPGKKLLFMGGEFGQFIEWKDEEQLDWLLLEYESHEKLSHYFHTLQAFYRETSSLWRLDHVQEGFEWIDPNNSSQSIITFMRKGKRKGDYCIVVCNFSAQPYHQYRIGVPSHGKYLEVFNSDFAAFGGSGQVNEEPIAVKKEPYHNQPFSMEITVPPLGISIYMKQTKKRRGRVNE encoded by the coding sequence TTGAATACAATTTTGGATCAGCTACAAGAGCATTATCCAAGCGATTTCGACTTATATTTGTTTCATGAAGGAACACTTTATGAAAGCTATAAAATGCTTGGGGCACACATAATTACATCCCTAGGTAAAGAAGGAGTGCGATTTGCCGTTTGGGCCCCCCATGCCAAGCAAGTTTCAGTAGTCGGCAATTTTAATGATTGGGAAGGAACCGATCATGTAATGAAACGGATCGAGCGTTCAGGCATCTGGGTGTTGTTCGTACCAGGACTTCAAGAAGGGGAACTATACAAATACGAAATACATACACCTGGAAATAAACGTATCCTTAAAGCCGATCCATATGCCTTTTATTCTGAAGTCAGACCAAATACAGCCTCGATTGTTAAAAGGCTTGATGATTTTGAATGGCAGGATTCGAAGTGGATAACAGATCGGAAAAAGGAAAACGTCTATCATAGGCCCATGTCCATTTATGAAGTGCACCCCGGAACATGGAAGCAAAAAGAAGATGGAGAATTTTATTCATATCGTGAGTTGGCGGATGAATTAGTGGATTATGTAATTGATAATAGTTTTACACACATAGAAATCATGGCGGTCATGGAACACCCATTCGATAAGTCTTGGGGATATCAGGTTACAGGCTATTATTCTGTAACGAGCCGCTATGGTTCACCGGAAGATTTCAAGTATTTGATCAATAAATGTCATCAACGTGGCATAGGGGTCATTCTTGATTGGGTTCCCGCCCATTTTTGTAAAGATGCTCATGGATTATCACGTTTCGATGGCACACCTCTCTATGAACCCATTGACCATAATAGGGCCAATCGTCCTTTATGGGGGACTTATAATTTTGATTTCAGCAAACCGGAAGTCAACAGCTTCCTTATTTCAAATGTATTGTTTTGGATGGACGTATACCATATTGATGGGGTCCGTGTCGATGCGGTATCTTCAATGGTGTATTTAAACCATGACAATCCCTTGCCGGTCAAACTGAAGAATCAAAATGGCGGTGAGGAAAATCTAGAAGCGATAGAATTTCTGCAAAAACTGAATGAAACAGTTTTCAAAAAATATCCGCATGCATTAATGATGGCTGAAGAAGCAACAGATCGCCCACTTATAACTTCTCCTACCGATATGGGCGGACTGGGTTTCAATTATAAATGGAATATGGGCTGGACAAACGATATCCTTCGATACATGAAGCTTGAAACTGGTGAAAGGCCATACCATCACAGCCTTTTGACATTCTCATTTTTCTATGCTTTTTCAGAAAATTTCATCTTGCCCTTTTCACATGATGAAGTGGTTCACGGCAAGAAATCATTATTGAACAAGATGCCCGGTGATTATTGGCAGAAATTTGCGAATTTGCGTTTGCTTTTTGGTTATTTCATGACGCACCCTGGAAAGAAGCTCCTCTTCATGGGTGGTGAATTCGGCCAATTCATCGAATGGAAAGATGAGGAGCAATTGGATTGGCTGCTATTGGAATATGAATCTCATGAAAAACTGTCCCATTACTTTCACACCCTCCAGGCTTTTTATAGAGAAACCTCTTCATTATGGAGACTTGATCATGTCCAGGAAGGGTTTGAATGGATAGATCCAAACAATAGTAGTCAGAGTATCATTACCTTTATGAGAAAAGGTAAGCGCAAAGGCGATTATTGTATTGTGGTCTGTAATTTTTCTGCGCAGCCTTATCATCAATACCGGATCGGCGTTCCATCTCATGGTAAATATTTAGAGGTCTTCAACAGCGATTTCGCAGCTTTCGGAGGTTCTGGTCAGGTGAACGAGGAACCCATTGCCGTTAAAAAAGAACCTTATCATAATCAACCATTCAGTATGGAAATAACTGTACCTCCATTAGGCATTTCTATTTATATGAAGCAAACAAAAAAAAGACGGGGGAGAGTGAACGAATAA
- the glgD gene encoding glucose-1-phosphate adenylyltransferase subunit GlgD has translation MESVLGIINLINEKQHLKELTAHRNVASVPFGGRYRLIDFTMSNFINADVSKVAVFPKEKYLSVMDHLGSGKEWNLDRRSGGLFILPPIHPDETVTGDMKQFYDHLSFFERAAADTVIISPGCHVSKLDFNEVLAYHKKHDADITVVYKDYVGEVIEKPIYHTCSVDSNEDISDISFYTIPRPGDHVCLETFVISKSLLVNLIKSCVASGEYDFLKDAVKANLHRFTVKGYNFTGDMPFIHSIESFHSSNMNFLKPSVIRSFFGDTWDVYTKIKHEAPTKYSRSSSVTNSLIANGCDIEGTVENSILFRGVKVKKGAIVRNSIIMQKGEIEEGAIVENTITDKEVKITKEKTVIGSEQPAVIKKAEVI, from the coding sequence ATGGAAAGTGTGTTGGGTATTATTAACTTAATCAATGAAAAACAACATTTAAAAGAGCTGACCGCTCATCGTAATGTAGCATCTGTGCCATTTGGTGGCCGTTATCGTTTGATAGACTTCACGATGTCGAATTTCATTAACGCCGATGTATCGAAAGTAGCCGTTTTTCCGAAAGAAAAATATCTATCGGTCATGGATCATCTTGGTTCAGGTAAGGAATGGAACCTGGATAGACGTTCTGGAGGGTTATTCATCCTCCCGCCCATCCATCCGGATGAAACGGTAACAGGCGATATGAAACAATTTTATGATCACCTTAGCTTTTTCGAGCGGGCAGCGGCTGATACTGTCATCATTTCCCCGGGATGCCATGTTAGTAAACTGGATTTTAATGAAGTGCTTGCTTATCATAAAAAACATGATGCGGATATAACCGTCGTGTATAAGGATTATGTCGGGGAAGTCATTGAGAAGCCAATCTACCACACCTGCTCCGTTGATTCTAATGAAGATATCTCGGACATCAGTTTTTATACCATCCCTAGACCTGGAGACCATGTTTGTTTAGAAACCTTCGTCATCAGTAAGTCCTTATTGGTCAATTTGATTAAAAGCTGTGTGGCCAGTGGGGAATATGACTTTTTGAAAGATGCAGTGAAAGCCAATCTTCATCGTTTTACAGTCAAAGGCTACAATTTTACCGGTGATATGCCATTCATCCATTCTATCGAAAGTTTCCATTCCAGTAACATGAATTTTCTCAAACCTTCCGTTATCCGTTCCTTTTTCGGAGATACATGGGATGTATATACAAAAATCAAGCATGAGGCTCCGACAAAGTATTCCAGATCTTCCAGTGTTACCAACTCTTTAATAGCAAATGGTTGTGATATTGAAGGGACTGTAGAAAACAGCATTCTTTTCCGCGGGGTAAAGGTGAAGAAAGGTGCAATCGTTAGAAATAGCATCATCATGCAAAAAGGGGAAATTGAAGAAGGTGCCATCGTCGAAAATACGATAACGGACAAAGAAGTGAAAATAACAAAAGAAAAAACGGTCATCGGCAGCGAACAGCCTGCGGTAATCAAAAAAGCGGAAGTCATATAA
- the glgA gene encoding glycogen synthase GlgA → MNIVIAASECAPFIKTGGLGDVIGALPKALIKQGVHVSVILPKYEDLPYHFKKEMTHMTSIEVPVGWRQQFCGIEKLVSNGITYYFLDNEYYFKRHGSYGFFDDGERFAFFSRAILEALPYLEEKPDIVHCHDWQTGLVSVLLKAHYHNHPFYQDIKTVFTIHNLRYQGVYSKTVLAELLDLSELYFNIDGLEFHGNVSYLKAGLAFSNVVTTVSQSYAEEIQTPYYGESLDGFLRKRNSDLKGIVNGIDYEEYNPCTDGYLAVPFDSYEGKLENKRLLQESLNLPVKEDIPVISMVTRLVDQKGIDLILHVFHEMMSQGIQFILLGTGEEQYESAFRQLAEQYPNQVSVHTYFNEGLARRIYAGSDIFLMPSQFEPCGIGQLLALRYGTLPLVRETGGLRDTVIPYNQFTGEGNGFSFRNYNAHEMLHTIEQSVGLYKFQPKQWKSLVERAMKLDFSWTSSSLAYIKLYESLLPVLKK, encoded by the coding sequence ATGAACATTGTAATTGCTGCTTCAGAATGCGCCCCCTTTATAAAAACGGGAGGGCTCGGAGACGTGATAGGTGCGCTCCCGAAAGCGCTAATCAAACAGGGGGTCCATGTAAGTGTCATCCTGCCTAAATATGAGGATCTCCCTTACCATTTCAAAAAGGAAATGACGCATATGACGAGCATTGAAGTTCCTGTAGGCTGGCGCCAGCAATTTTGTGGAATTGAGAAGCTTGTCTCTAATGGCATTACATATTATTTTTTAGATAATGAGTATTATTTCAAAAGACACGGGAGTTATGGCTTTTTTGATGATGGCGAAAGATTCGCCTTTTTTTCCCGTGCCATATTAGAGGCTTTGCCATACTTGGAAGAAAAGCCGGATATCGTTCACTGTCATGATTGGCAGACTGGCCTTGTCAGTGTATTGCTGAAAGCCCATTATCACAATCATCCATTCTATCAGGATATTAAAACGGTCTTTACGATACATAATTTACGATACCAAGGGGTCTATTCCAAAACGGTTCTAGCAGAACTACTGGATTTGAGTGAATTATATTTTAATATCGATGGTCTTGAGTTTCATGGAAATGTAAGCTATTTGAAAGCTGGCTTAGCATTCTCCAATGTCGTCACAACGGTAAGCCAAAGTTATGCAGAAGAAATTCAAACTCCCTATTATGGAGAAAGTTTGGATGGTTTTTTACGAAAAAGAAATAGTGACTTGAAAGGCATAGTCAATGGAATCGATTATGAAGAATATAATCCTTGCACAGATGGATACCTTGCCGTTCCTTTCGATTCCTATGAGGGGAAGCTTGAAAACAAACGCCTGTTGCAGGAATCATTGAATCTTCCAGTAAAGGAAGATATTCCGGTAATATCCATGGTGACAAGGCTCGTTGATCAAAAGGGAATCGATCTCATTCTCCACGTTTTTCATGAAATGATGAGCCAGGGCATTCAATTCATCCTTTTGGGTACAGGAGAGGAACAATATGAATCTGCCTTTCGTCAATTAGCTGAACAGTATCCGAACCAAGTTTCCGTCCATACATATTTTAATGAGGGTTTAGCAAGGCGAATCTATGCAGGATCTGATATATTCCTGATGCCTTCACAATTCGAGCCGTGTGGAATTGGGCAGCTTCTGGCTTTAAGGTACGGCACCCTTCCATTAGTTAGGGAAACAGGTGGGCTTCGTGATACCGTCATTCCTTACAATCAATTTACAGGTGAAGGGAATGGCTTCAGTTTTAGAAATTATAATGCACACGAAATGCTTCATACCATTGAGCAATCGGTGGGGCTGTATAAGTTCCAGCCGAAGCAATGGAAGAGTCTGGTCGAACGTGCCATGAAGCTGGACTTTAGTTGGACTTCTTCATCTCTGGCTTATATAAAGTTATATGAGAGCCTGCTTCCCGTCCTGAAGAAATAG
- a CDS encoding glucose-1-phosphate adenylyltransferase — protein sequence MGAKKWIAMLLAGGQGSRLGELTIGLAKPAVPFGGKYRIIDFPLSNCTHSGIDTVGVLTQYQPLILNDYVGNGKAWDLDLDVGGVSVLPPYQGKEGGEWYKGTANAVYQNIQYIDNYDPEHVLILSGDHIYKMDYSKMLDYHVEKNAEATIAVIQVPWQEASRFGIMNTNNDDKITQFDEKPKYPKSNLASMGVYLFNWKKLRQYLINDEKDADSSNDFGSNIIPKMLEDRKKLYAYRFNDYWKDVGTVESLWQAHMDLLEEKPNFQLDDQQWKIFARNANHPPQYISANAEVSQSLINEGCMIHGNIEHSVLSYNVQVGNGSTIKDSVIMPNVTIGENVHIERSIIASNCIIEDGAVVGNSAVTADITLIGENQTIINPNKKKITLN from the coding sequence ATGGGAGCAAAAAAATGGATAGCAATGTTATTGGCAGGAGGCCAGGGTTCAAGGTTAGGTGAGCTGACCATCGGGTTGGCGAAACCAGCTGTTCCCTTTGGCGGTAAATATAGAATCATTGATTTTCCATTAAGCAACTGCACTCATTCTGGTATTGATACGGTTGGGGTACTGACCCAATATCAGCCATTGATTCTAAATGATTATGTAGGGAACGGGAAAGCGTGGGATCTAGATCTGGATGTTGGCGGAGTATCCGTTCTTCCACCTTATCAAGGCAAGGAGGGCGGAGAATGGTATAAAGGGACGGCAAACGCCGTTTATCAAAATATCCAATATATTGACAACTATGATCCTGAGCACGTACTGATTCTCTCTGGTGACCATATATACAAGATGGATTACAGTAAGATGCTCGATTATCATGTCGAGAAGAATGCAGAGGCAACCATTGCGGTCATACAAGTGCCATGGCAAGAAGCAAGCCGTTTTGGGATCATGAACACCAATAATGATGATAAGATCACCCAATTCGATGAAAAACCAAAATATCCAAAGAGTAACCTCGCTTCAATGGGTGTCTACCTTTTCAATTGGAAGAAGCTAAGGCAGTATCTGATCAATGATGAAAAAGATGCAGATTCGTCCAATGACTTTGGCAGCAACATCATTCCTAAGATGCTGGAAGATCGGAAGAAGCTATATGCCTACAGATTTAATGATTATTGGAAAGATGTAGGAACAGTAGAGAGCCTTTGGCAGGCACATATGGATTTATTGGAGGAAAAACCGAATTTCCAGTTGGATGATCAGCAATGGAAAATTTTTGCCCGTAATGCAAATCACCCGCCGCAATACATTTCAGCAAATGCTGAGGTCAGTCAGTCCTTAATCAATGAAGGATGCATGATTCACGGTAATATTGAACATTCGGTGCTATCGTATAATGTTCAGGTCGGTAATGGTTCAACAATAAAAGATTCAGTCATCATGCCCAACGTAACCATTGGTGAAAACGTTCATATCGAACGAAGCATCATTGCCAGCAATTGTATTATTGAAGATGGTGCAGTCGTTGGGAATTCAGCGGTTACAGCCGATATAACGTTAATTGGAGAAAATCAGACCATTATCAATCCAAATAAAAAGAAGATAACACTTAACTAG
- a CDS encoding DUF2179 domain-containing protein, with product MKEILLILLLQLIYVPIYTLRTIFLVKNITVLASILGIAEMLVYVFGLSLVFGGDQSILAMVVYAVGFGIGIIFGTKIEQKLAIGYINVTVNTQSKNAQLVDTLRNNGFGVTLYTGEGRDSNRFRMEILTKRNREQELIATVEKFEPKAFIISYEPRYFKGGFLLDRLKNKAS from the coding sequence TTGAAAGAAATACTTCTGATTTTACTTTTGCAACTTATTTACGTACCGATTTACACGTTGCGAACCATTTTCTTAGTGAAAAATATCACCGTTCTTGCCTCGATACTGGGCATTGCAGAAATGTTAGTGTACGTTTTTGGATTATCGCTCGTATTTGGCGGTGACCAAAGCATCCTGGCCATGGTTGTATATGCCGTCGGTTTTGGAATCGGAATTATTTTTGGAACGAAAATTGAGCAAAAACTCGCCATCGGCTACATAAATGTAACCGTCAATACTCAATCCAAAAATGCACAGTTAGTCGATACGCTTAGGAACAATGGATTCGGTGTCACTCTCTATACAGGTGAGGGCAGGGATAGCAACCGTTTTCGAATGGAAATCTTGACGAAACGAAACCGTGAACAAGAATTAATCGCAACCGTAGAAAAATTCGAACCGAAGGCTTTCATCATTTCGTATGAACCGCGTTATTTCAAAGGCGGATTTTTACTGGATCGGTTGAAAAATAAGGCAAGCTAA
- a CDS encoding exodeoxyribonuclease III, with protein sequence MKLVSWNVNGIRACVKKGFLDYFKDVDADIFCLQETKLQEGQISLELEGYHQYWNYALKKGYSGTAIFTKEKPLSVKYGVGDLTEEPEGRIITLEYEKFFMVNVYTPNAKRDLTRLDYRLEWEEAMIEYLKGLDMVKPVIFCGDLNVAHQEIDLKNPKPNIGNSGFTLEERGKMTELLHAGFIDTFRHFYPLQEGAYTWWSYMSKVRERNIGWRIDYFIVSKRLSDSLKDANIHCDIMGSDHCPVILEANI encoded by the coding sequence ATGAAATTGGTTTCCTGGAACGTAAATGGAATTAGGGCTTGTGTGAAGAAAGGATTTTTAGATTATTTTAAAGACGTTGATGCGGATATATTCTGTCTTCAAGAAACGAAGCTTCAAGAAGGGCAAATTTCACTTGAACTTGAAGGGTACCATCAATATTGGAATTATGCGTTGAAAAAAGGGTATTCAGGTACTGCCATCTTTACAAAGGAAAAACCGCTCTCAGTGAAATATGGTGTAGGCGACTTGACCGAGGAACCAGAAGGAAGGATCATCACCCTCGAATACGAGAAATTTTTTATGGTGAATGTATATACACCAAACGCCAAAAGGGATTTGACGAGGCTCGATTATCGTCTCGAATGGGAAGAAGCGATGATCGAGTACCTTAAGGGGCTCGACATGGTTAAACCGGTCATCTTTTGTGGCGATCTTAATGTCGCACATCAGGAAATCGATTTGAAAAACCCAAAACCTAACATCGGCAATTCAGGTTTTACGCTTGAAGAACGTGGTAAGATGACTGAGTTGCTTCATGCAGGATTTATCGATACATTTCGCCATTTTTATCCGTTACAGGAAGGTGCCTATACTTGGTGGTCGTATATGAGTAAAGTAAGAGAGCGGAATATTGGATGGAGAATCGATTATTTCATCGTTTCAAAACGATTGTCCGATTCTCTCAAGGATGCAAACATCCACTGTGATATCATGGGCAGCGATCATTGCCCGGTCATCTTGGAAGCAAATATTTAA
- a CDS encoding n-acetylglutamate synthase, with amino-acid sequence MMINHDGRGFKGKSQTENGEASGSTSFHYAQEGSIISGSYQGGEIMKGTLRGLFNSATIISKKKRRQLFFHQEILTDGRIRLHEKWVGSEAEGYSIIEGQESQLNPI; translated from the coding sequence ATGATGATTAATCATGACGGGCGGGGTTTTAAAGGAAAAAGTCAAACAGAAAACGGAGAAGCATCGGGCAGTACGTCCTTTCATTATGCACAGGAAGGTTCCATTATTTCAGGGAGCTATCAGGGCGGTGAAATTATGAAAGGCACCCTGAGAGGACTCTTCAATTCCGCTACAATCATATCAAAGAAAAAGAGGCGGCAGCTGTTTTTCCACCAAGAGATATTGACTGACGGGAGAATACGATTGCATGAAAAATGGGTAGGGTCGGAGGCCGAAGGATATTCAATTATTGAAGGACAGGAAAGCCAACTTAATCCAATATAG
- the cls gene encoding cardiolipin synthase: MKRRRMEIIFLFIIIAAVYVILFTQVSIDMKLFFMGLYIFVMFVTMFSLMLENRFAHETLLWMYVLLFFPVFGYVFYLFSGQLYLKGYLYQTKRKRDRAEWKSLVKQVSAPDLSFLNNHQQSFAAFAKNASETTISTSSKTEVLKNGNETFTEIIKQLKKAEKFIHIEYYIFRSDRLGTEIIDILIEKAQAGVEVLFIFDAAGSLKLSNNEIKRMKNAGIKAFPFSPLKNGFFNQKFNFRNHRKIIIIDGEIGFVGGLNVGEEYLGRNKEIGFWRDTHMVLKGEAVYMLHTVFLLDWEYVSGEDVLQERPELKSEGGKGDGAVQVVASGPDTQQGIMSDFYYALINNATESVWIASPYFVPNQAIKAAIKHAAVKGIQVRLMVPAVNDGFLTQYGSRSYFGELLQYGVEVYSYKKGFLHQKLIIVDGDIASIGTANMDMRSFHLNFEVNVFLMGSRSIGDLISHYKEDMLDSEKLDPIEYNNRSMLERSKESFARLFSNVL; this comes from the coding sequence ATGAAAAGAAGAAGAATGGAAATTATATTTTTATTTATAATAATCGCTGCTGTTTACGTAATTTTGTTTACGCAAGTTAGCATTGATATGAAGCTGTTTTTTATGGGATTATATATATTTGTCATGTTCGTAACGATGTTTTCCCTCATGCTCGAAAATCGATTTGCGCACGAAACGCTATTATGGATGTACGTCCTGCTGTTTTTCCCTGTTTTCGGATATGTGTTTTATTTATTTTCAGGACAACTCTATTTAAAAGGTTATTTATATCAAACCAAAAGGAAACGAGATCGAGCGGAATGGAAGAGCCTTGTAAAACAGGTATCAGCTCCAGATTTATCATTCTTGAATAATCACCAGCAATCGTTTGCAGCGTTTGCCAAAAATGCTTCTGAGACCACTATCAGTACGTCTTCCAAAACGGAAGTCTTGAAAAATGGCAATGAAACGTTTACGGAAATCATAAAACAGTTAAAAAAGGCAGAAAAGTTCATTCATATTGAGTATTATATTTTTCGATCAGATAGGCTTGGCACGGAAATAATCGATATCCTCATTGAAAAAGCACAAGCTGGAGTGGAAGTTTTATTCATTTTTGATGCAGCCGGCAGTTTAAAGCTGTCGAATAACGAAATTAAACGAATGAAAAATGCCGGTATAAAAGCCTTTCCGTTTTCTCCTTTGAAAAATGGATTTTTCAATCAAAAATTCAATTTCAGAAATCACCGGAAGATCATCATCATCGACGGAGAGATTGGCTTTGTCGGCGGCTTGAACGTCGGTGAGGAGTATCTAGGAAGAAATAAAGAGATTGGATTCTGGAGGGACACACATATGGTCCTTAAAGGGGAAGCGGTATATATGCTTCATACCGTTTTTCTTTTGGATTGGGAATATGTCAGTGGCGAAGATGTATTGCAAGAGCGTCCGGAACTGAAAAGCGAAGGCGGAAAAGGGGACGGAGCTGTCCAGGTGGTGGCTAGCGGGCCCGATACGCAGCAGGGAATCATGAGTGATTTTTACTATGCACTTATCAATAACGCTACCGAATCAGTTTGGATTGCCAGTCCATACTTCGTGCCTAATCAAGCGATCAAAGCAGCTATCAAACATGCGGCCGTAAAAGGAATCCAGGTTAGGTTAATGGTTCCTGCGGTAAATGATGGTTTCTTGACACAATACGGCAGCCGCTCCTATTTCGGGGAGCTGCTTCAATATGGCGTTGAAGTTTACTCGTATAAAAAAGGTTTCTTACATCAGAAACTCATCATCGTTGATGGCGATATCGCCTCCATCGGCACGGCAAACATGGATATGAGAAGTTTTCATCTGAATTTCGAAGTCAATGTCTTCCTTATGGGCAGCCGTTCCATCGGTGATCTTATCTCTCATTATAAGGAAGATATGCTGGATAGTGAAAAACTTGACCCCATTGAATATAATAATCGCAGTATGCTCGAACGTTCAAAAGAATCATTTGCCAGATTGTTTTCCAATGTACTCTAA